A window of the Helianthus annuus cultivar XRQ/B chromosome 4, HanXRQr2.0-SUNRISE, whole genome shotgun sequence genome harbors these coding sequences:
- the LOC118491530 gene encoding uncharacterized mitochondrial protein AtMg00810-like — MKDLGRLKYFLGIEVLRSKQGIFMCQKKYILDLRTEIGMLDCKPADTPMIENQKLYMEEKTELADKERYQRMVGKLIYLSHTRPDIAYAIGVISQFMHQPQSAHMDVVLRIIRYLKGMSGHGVLFIPNGHLETQVYTDADWVGDKGSRRSTSSYFTLVGGNLVTWRSKKQTVVALSSAEAELRGIARG; from the coding sequence ATGAAAGACTTGGGTCGACTGAAATACTTCCTTGGGATTGAAGTTCTAAGATCAAAGCAAGGGATCTTTATGTGTCAAAAGAAGTACATTCTTGATTTACGAACGGAAATCGGTATGCTTGATTGCAAACCAGCGGATACTCCAATGATTGAAAATCAGAAGCTTTATATGGAGGAAAAAACGGAGCTAGCCGACAAAGAGAGATACCAACGAATGGTGGGAAAATTAATATACCTCTCACACACGCGACCTGATATAGCATATGCTATAGGAGTCATTAGCCAGTTTATGCATCAACCCCAAAGTGCTCATATGGATGTTGTCTTACGAATTATAAGATACCTCAAGGGGATGAGTGGTCATGGAGTCTTGTTTATACCAAATGGGCATCTCGAGACTCAAGTATACACCGATGCAGACTGGGTAGGAGATAAAGGCAGCCGAAGATCTACCTCAAGTTACTTTACCTTAGTTGGTGGAAATCTCGTTACTTGGAGAAGCAAAAAACAAACGGTGGTGGCCCTTTCTAGTGCTGAAGCTGAGTTAAGGGGGATAGCAAGGGGTTAA